The genomic region ACGGTCTACCAGGGCCACGCATATAACACATCTCCATAGTAATTTGTCAAAACTTATAATCCCTTTCCATAGCATATATGACCTGAAAAAGAAGGGAGATGCAACTTTCTGTCCTGTCATAGCATTTGATGTAGCAAAGTAATGCCTCTGTTACATTTTTGAACTTTAGTGCTGTGTCGCCTGGCAAATGTAATTAACCATTCAGGATCTTCAGCAATAAGTTCGGATGACTGTAATTCGCGAATTGGTATTTGTTTACAACGATAAAGGCTACGAGGATGTGACAGTGATCAAACCTCGACAGCCTTGAGGGACGTATTCGGCACCTAAACCTTGGGTAgtgagctccttgagatAGAAAGGGTAAAGACTCTCCACAGGGATGTCGATTTGCTTTTCTGGCCCTAATCTCGTCTATATATGGCAGTCAATTGCAATGCGCATCTCACTCAGGGCAAACCGGCAAGTGTTTCAAGTTCGACAACATTCAGCAACCTATACCTTCCCAATCATCTAATCTATTTATTCTTAGTAGATAATAGGCTTGGGTAAATGCTCACATGGTCTTCCGGTATTCCAGCTCTACGCTGGATGTCTAGGCTTTTAGGCTTCAGTCATACTATTAGCACGTTAAATGCAGCAGTTAATCCACTGTCATGAGATGTTGATTCAAGGTTTCCAATGTTATGTTCATTTCAACTATTGACAAGTGAAAGGCTATGTACAAGGTTTAAATGCAGCACAAGATTCAGCTATTTACAGTCTCATCCACCAGCGACTGAAGTCACTTATAGTGTCTTCTTAGCCCAGCCAACCTGCTGGTTACCGCCATCGAATACGACGAaagcagccttgagagcaaTGTCTCCAAAGATGTTGATGCCAATGTCGTCGCTAGGCTGGATACCACCAAGACAGGTAGTAGATCCGTCCTGAACAGGGGCATAGTTGATGTAAGAACCAGGGATGGTGATGGTAACACCGCCAACaacgaagctgaagctggggaGGGTAGCAGAGCAGCTGAAGACATATCCACCATAGCTAGAGCTGTATCGGGCACCGCTGACCTTGGCATAGTATGCGGAGTTGACATCGtcggggaggaggaggagagtagTGCCGGTATCAGCGATACCAGTGATGGGGCTTCTATTGATGGCAGCAGAGCCGATACCATAGCCAGTGGAGGTAAACTCCCAGAAGCCATCGGAGGAGTCAACGGAGGCATACCCAATCTTGCCAGTGTAGGCTGTGCTGTCGATGAAGCCGAAGTTGTACTTTCCGGGCTTCTGGTGCTTCAGATCAGCGGTGAAGACGGGCGAGCTTAGGGTGCTGGCAGCATTGTCGAAGAAGGTCTTCTGCTGGGTAGGCTTGACGGTGTTGATGGAGCTGAAgccgagaccaaggagacCATCGAGACCAGTCTCTTGCTCGAACTCGGAGGAGACCTTCTGGGCGGCCTCGACGGCCTGTGAGCTAACAACGAGGCCACCGACGgagaccttgtccttgtagACATCTCCAGAGGAAGAGCTTCCGTCGCCATAGCTGATCTTCCATGTAGCGccagagagcttcttggctgtgCTGCTCTTGGCAGGGTTGTACTCATCGTGGCCGCTGCTACCAGTGGTCTCAGTGCTGAAGACCCAGAGATCGGAAGAACCAGTGTCAAAGTCCAAGTTGAAGGTCTGAGCAGGAGTACCGATTTGGACAGGTGTCAGCCACTCAATATCCTCGTCGGAGGGTGTAGTGGTGGCGCTACCACTGCCATTCTGACGCTTCGAGTGAGCGTGAGGAGGTCTCACGGCCTTGACAGCCTTCTCGAGGCCCTTGGGAAGAGGAACGCCATACTTGGCGTAGACGTGGGCGAGAGCGAGAGGACCgttcttgatgaacttggggTTCTTGACTTGCTCAACGGTGAACTTCTTGTCCTGGGCAGCAGGGGCGCCGAGGGCAATGGAAGCAAAAGCCAGAGAGGCTGTGAGAAGAGCGTGGATGGAAGGCATCGTGATGTCGGTGAGAGGCTTAGAGATAGAGATGAGACCAGAGAAGAGCGagtgagtgatgatgattatTTCTAAGATGGACGGTTCCTATATCAACTTATATATCTTTGCTGACTGAACGGAGTCTGACATTGATAGAGCCATTCCGCCATATAACCATATGGTGATGCTTGTTCTATCTCTGGCCCACACATCGCTCGGCTTCCAACATCCGAGCCACCTTCCGAGAAAAGAGGTACATCTCTGACGTGATTAGTCCCTTTGATCCGCGCGACAGATGCCGGACCTAAATTCCTTGGCTGATCTGTCTATGCAGCCTCCCGTCCTTGGCATCTgtttggcttcttggctgcttccaTGAATCGTGGCGGCCATGAGGTGGCTGCCCCACCAAAGCCCCAGCGACCCCTTTACCTAACAAAAGGTCTTCTTCAGGCATCTTGATTGCAGGAGCGGAATGAATATGTCTAGTAAACAATGAGCAGTTCCGCCGGGGTGCGACAGGGGGGCATCACCAGTCTTGGCTTAAGCACCTACCGAGAAGGGATGCTACCGCCGACTATGTCCGGAGAATACGGCATTGCTAAGGCCCTGATAGGGAGCTGGATCGGGACTCGGCAATGGGCCGGAGGGACGTTTGCTACGGGTGCAGCTGAGACCTAGGATCTATCCGTGATTAAACTGCTTTTGTAAAGGAACTATTGGTTAGTTTATCATGTGAACCTTCAGGACATAACCATTCTAAAACGAGTAGGGGCTGCCAGAGGATGATGCTATTGGTTGAGGCGGCGGTTACGATAAGCGTAATAGACAAGTTAGATTTCGTGATGCGGATACCCCTGCAGATCATACCCTATCCGCTCTTAGTCGCGTGGGTTAGTGGGTGCTGGACGGCATTGCTCCTTTGGCCCTAGATAACATTAAGTCATGCGTTGACGACCTCTTGACCCCGGACGAGTCGCTTCAAAGCTTCTATGCAGATCATTTTGGAGGCCGTGCGCCGAATTATCTCATCCTGAGAATCGTTAGCTAGGTGCTATTGGGCATCTACAACTTTCACCGAACCGAGCGATATGAAGACAGTGTCACAATAGTTTCATTCAATCATGCGATAAATACCAACATGCATTCCCCAACTCCTGTTAAACATTCATGAAACACTGGAGTTCACTTACTCTTCAGGGTAGCTAGAGACACCATTACCGAGGCCTCTCAATACCCCTGTCGGGATTTCGGACGACATACAGGGGTTGTCCAAGCTAGACGCTTTGATACAACACAGCACTAACAAAGTCCCTTAAACCAGGCTAAACTGAGTTAAGTGCAAAAGTCCTGTATTATCATTCTTAGACTATAGCAGATAAGAAATGTTGCAATCGCTATGGCTGTGACTCCGCCAATGAGCACATAGTTTCCGCAACCTCATTGTAGAAAGCTCGTATTACTGATCCCTCCCTATGATCCAAATCACCATTCAGGCAACTCCTTACCGCCTCTTGATACTCTGTCCCCATGAAGTGAGCTAGTCTGTCGTCTACCCTGCTAAGCAGCActtccttgaacttggcgggGTTCTCATCGTCGCGACGTAGACTCCATGCTACGCGCCATAGACCAACTTCGAGAAGGACGACGCCGAGACTGTAGATGTCGAAGCCTTTGCGGTATGATTCCCCTGGAATACCCTGTGCGGAAGGTTGACGATATAGATTGAAGCGTACGCTTTGCTCGGGCTTTTCGGTGGTCTCATCGGCTGAATCTGGCCGTGAAAATTCAAAGCCGACCAGGTATGGCTGAGACCAGACGGGCTGATTACGACGCACTGGAATCATGATATTATGGCTCCTGATGCTCTTATGGAGCCATCCTGATGCATGAAGGATGGCCAGTGAGAGTGACAAGGTGTAGGCCATTCGATATCGATCACCCAGTGTTGGTAGAGTCTCAGGCGTTGGTGATTTGATCAACGCTTGTAGAGATACCAAATCTGTTTGTTCACTGGTTCCTAGAGGATAGTCAAAGACCAGACCATATCGAGTCTTCTCAATGTCCTCAAACACTCCCAGGCAGTTGAGAGTCAAAAGCTCTTGAGGCTTTGCATCGGCATGCAAGAGTCGTGCAATATTCTGGATTCTTCCTCTAAGCCTGATCCCTTTCTGTCCTTTCCAGGTAAGGTCATAACGTTTCCACTCAATGACCACCGGAGTTTTGGAGTCAAGTGTTCCAAAACTTCTTAGTCCACCAGCGACGTCGTCATCTTTCAGGACTTTGACTCTGTCTGAGCGAATGGTGAGATCGGCATCGCCAGTACTGTTCTTGAACGCTGCGACTCGCTTTTCCAAGTCTTGATCTAGGTCGTATCCTAGCTGGCGAAAGCTAATAGCTCGTTTGAGCTTATCAGGCTGTATCACATGTTGAGTCGAGTCGCTGTCCTGAAATAGTACTTGCTGATTATTGCCGATATGCTCTAAGGACAACACTGTTTGTGAAAGGGCGATATTTGGATCTCGAGTTGGTAGCAAGCGGTACAAGTCGCTGAGAACTGCGCTTATCTGCACAAGCGTCTTGTCGTGTTCTTCGGCCCCACCAGTCACCAACTTCAGGCGCTCGAGTGCAAGTTCTGATCCCGAGGCCTCCCGGAGTGGCTCCAGTGATTCGAGCAGTATTTTTACTGTTGTTAATGAGGCGAGAACAGCATCTTTGTGTCTCTGAAGGATCCGTTGCTTCTGGATGTCGATTCGCCTAGAGGTCGGTTGATCGAGCCAGTCTCTCTGCCACTGGTCTAacagagcttcttggagtaTAAGCTTAGTACGGAGCAGGCCAAGATATCCATCGAGACCCCGTAGAGATTTCCATAGACCATAAATCTTTGAGCAGGCTGTGAAAGCGTCTATCAGGCCACCGAATGCCCCGATTCCGAGACCGGCCGCTCCGACCTGGAAATCAACTAAATTGCTCACCATATTGGTATTAGGTCCAGCGCGAACCAGACACGTCGGATTTCTGATGATTTCAAGAATAATACCGGGAATATGAGAACTTGAGCCGCAGCATATCAACTGCGGGGTTTCTGCATCTTCGTGGCGGGGTAAATTAATAATCCGGTGAGGCCTGCAAGCTGAGGTCATGTGTAACCTCAGAATCATGATATCAACCTCGAGGGATTTACGAGAAGTCGCATGTTTTTCATCCTGTAGTATAATCGAGATGGAGTTCTCTTCAGCATTCACCTTTCGGCAACAGCCTCAGGAAAACGAAGAGTCCACTAGTGCAGAGCCTATTCCCGTTCTATCCCCTGGCATTCACTGCCCTCACTTTGCGGGATTTATAGCAGTATCCTTCGCAAATGGTCATAACACTATTGGCCTGCAGCCTGTGATATCGAATGCCGCCCCCACATTCCAAGATGTATCCCTTGGCGGTGGCTCGTTCGACGTTCGAAAAGTCAAAGCGTCTTCCTTTCCGATTGGTCTGGGTACGGAAATCTTGAAAGACCGCAAATATGTCGCCGTTAAACATCCAAGAACGCAGGATGATGGTTCTGTATCATTTGCCGACATAGCTTTGGAGCTACAGATCTTGAGGCACCCTCCTGTCCAGAAACATGAGAACATCGTTGACTTATTGGCTGTCATGTATCATGATACCGGAAACAAGGAGGGTATAACTGTTGTTCCCGCTCTGGTGCTTGAATATGCTGAGTATGGAAGTCTCAAGTCATATCAAGAAGCAGGCTACGCACGGTCGCTGCATGAGAAGCTACAAGTTGCTATCGAGACAGCCAGAGGGCTTGAAGGCCTCCACGAAGCAGGAATTGTTCATGGTGATGTCAAGCCCTCCAAtcttctcgtcttcaagcATCCAACCAAAAAGATCGTTGTTAAACTCAGCGACTTTGGCTTTGCGATGCCAATGCAAGGAGGCCAGCTCATCGGAAGCACCGAGGTCTACCGTGCACCTGAGGCAGAGACAGCACATTTTAATAGCCGCTACCTTCGCCAGCAAGACATTTACTCTTTCGGCTTGACGTTATGGACGATTATCGGCGACGGAGTGGCTTACCACAGCACTTTACCAGACGGCGATAAGCTGGAGAGTATTTGGAAACTTAAAAAGACTAACCTGATAGCGAGCCTTGCTACTTTCAATGTCCTACATCGTCTGCGAAACGAGAAATATCCACTCATGACTCTTGCGAAACTCATTCTCACATGCTTGCAGTGCTCTCCAGAGAAGCGATTTTCAGGCATGTCTAAAATTATCGATCATCTCGAAATTACAAGGTCTCTTGTTAACAGCACGGATGGGTGTGATACTGAAGATGCCAGTGCTCTAAGAGCTGCACTTCCTACCTTCGAGAGCATCGTGTACAGAGCCAAGATCCCTACgacagatgatgagagatccGAAAGGACTATCCTCAAAGGTCTCACTACTGTGGTATTTGCATATCTCCGCCAGGAGCTCGGTCTCCAGGACACCCCTTCAAGCATTGATCCATGGCAGATATGTAATATGATGACTCACTTCTTGCCAAAAGCACATGAGCGTTACTATTCCTCATTCAGTCAAGACGAGGCTCCTTTTATCGCTGCGCTCCAGGGAATTTCAAAATCGAGACTTGAGAAGACGATGTCAGAGCTCTTACCTACCATATCGCAGCTCTTACCTAGGGAAGCAAATCCAAGCGAATCCAGTGGGACTCAGCCTATTTCGGCTGTGAATGCATGTTTACTGATCTTGGACTGTGTTGGTCTCTTAAATGAGCCATTCAACACCGAATTGTTCTCATTGTTAGTACCCTACCTTAGCCTATTATCCGACCCAAAGCTTGTTTTCAACCCTCTGAATTCAATCTTGGGCGCTAAGCTAATTCATGAACAGGGTTACCACCAAGTCGAAAGCAGAGCCGATGCAGCTTTTTAAAGACCAAGACTTCATCCCTAATGTATGTTACAATGCCAACGCTTACCGAAAGTGGAACTAATTCATTCAAGATTCAGAAAAGCTCAAACATCTTGCAAAAGACTCCAAAGCCCGTCAGGGTCGCTCTTTTTAACAGCCTAAAATCTATCTTTGAGACATCCACTAATCAGAACGAAAGAGCGCAAGCCGCTTTCAACATCGCTGGTGCCTATATGGACGATATCGGAGTTACGTACGACCCAAAGCTAGCGGCTTACTATATTCGTCAAGCAGCCCAGCTCGGTTCCGACGAGGCCCGCACCCTCTATATATCCATATTCTCTCACGTTCCCGACCACGAGGCTCTGGATAAGGAGATGTTACGTACCTGGCTCATCGATTCAGCCAAGGCCGGAAACCCAGTTGCCCTTCAGAAACTGAAAGAGAACTGGCCTTCCGACTGGCGAcagctgaagcagaaggTCCAGCTCGATGAACTAACTCGTCTCGACGCTGACGCAAACACAGCTGAGGACTTGTTGTCCATGTTGGAAGCCTTGTCCCTAAATGAAGTCGAGTTCTCTTATTCCAGAGATCTACTTTTGTGGAGTATTGTTATGGATAAGCCAGATGTGACGGCCACCTGTCTAGATCAAAACCATAGGTTGACCCAATTGGTCTTGCAGAATGAGGAGACACCTTTACTCCTCGCGGCTCGTCTTGGTCGAAAGCTTGTTCTGGAGACGATATTGCAGCACCCCAGCTGCGGGGTTGCTGCACAGATGGCGGACGAAAGAGGTATAACGCCTCTTCACTGGCTCTGCTCcttcgaagatgaagaccatGAAGCAATCGCAAAACTTCTTGTCAGCAAAGGCGCCGAGCTCAATTCCCCTGCTAGTACAATATCACGCACCCAATATGGAATTAGTGTTGACGGAGATGGAATTCTGGCTCACACACCTTTGCACTGGGCTATCACACAGAAAAGACTCACTGCAGTAGACGTTCTGCTTAAACTGGGTGCAGACCCAACATTCTGTATGGAGGTAGAGGATGGGGAGGGGTCGCACCTCTCACCACTTGAACTGGCATGTGGACTTTGCTACTCACCAGTTGTCGAACGGCTTCTTCAAGAGCCGTTAGTTCAGCCAGAGGCCAGCAAGCCAAAACCAATGGTAGGTGGAGGCGAACTATTGTATTTGCCTCTTTTCCATGTTATATCCGGAACCCCTCGTTGGCAGCGGCTGTTGACATTGGGAGTCGACTTTGAATTggagacaaagaagaccATGAAAGCCCTGATTGAGAACGGCGCACCTACTGATGCTGTCTTGCAACTCGGGGGCAATGTTAAGATGGCAGCGGTGCTTGCAACGGCGTACCATCAATGCGCGGCAGACCTTATGATTTCAGGTCTGGAGTTCGGCTTCGCGAATCAGATAAACGCGACATTCGGCAGGATATCCAGTGGAGGCTCGGCCCTCTTCCTGGCCATTACGCATGGTGATCGTGATATGTTCAAAGCCCTTGTCGACGCTGGTGCAGATGTCAATGCGGTAGATGCTGATGGCCTGAACGCGCTGCACCGTGCTGCCAAAGAAACAGATGACGTCTACTtcgttgagaagcttctagAAAAGGGCCTCCCAGTCGACCCTATTACACCAGAGCCTTTCAGCGCTTTCTATACTGCCACTTATAGTGGAAATCTTGCTGTTGCCCAGTATCTCTTTGATCATGGCGCGGATAGAGATCGCATTCCGAcgtcgatgaggaagagcatAATGTCAGACATGCTCTTAACAGGTACTAGGAATGCCCTTCATCGGGTCAAATTCTTGCTCAGTCTTCCGGACCGCAATGGCTCTGATGGCTTCTTAGTAAACGTCGGCCATGATACCTTTTCCTTGTTCCACTTCACCATTAAGTACATGGGGGAATTCGCTGAAGATCATGAGGTTGCTGGAATTGCGAttgtcgagcttcttcgGAAGTACAATACTCAAGACCAGCTTGACAACACAGCGGGACCCTACAAGATGACAGCTATAGCAATAGCCGCCGAATCTGGCAACTATTTTGCCGTGAGACGATTTCTCGAGTACAGAGCAAACCCAAATATTCCGGATGACTATGGCCGAACGGCATTGGACCTCGTGTACCGGAGATATTGTTATCCAGAATGGCTTCCGGCTCTTAAAGAAGCAGATTTGGACGATGAGAAGGCGGTGAATAAGATTCTGCATGCCGCGAATGAAAATACGACTGAGTTGATGAGTCTCCTCAAGGAGCATAATGCTGAGACGAAGAGTTGGAGTGCGCCATCATGGATTGAGACTGATAGTGGATTTCGTAAATTGGACTGGGTTTTGGAGCGCCTGCGCAAAGAGCGCGGATCTGATGGGTAGAGTCGGGTCAAAGGGGCTCAACCATCGCCTATTAACAACAAGAGATGTCTGTTTCATGGGTATGTTCTGAGTTGCTATGTACAGTCTATAATTATGCTATCTATATGctcctttattaattattcgGGCAAGCCTTCTCAAATGTTGAGTATGGTGAGTTGTCCCGTACGATGTAGACCTCTCCCACCAATATCAGACAACCAACAGCCATTGAGATAGCAATGATGGGGAAATTGACTCGGGCGAATTCGTGGCTCTTCACGTGAATGTGCTTTCGGGCAAGTATATCTCTCCAGAGAAGACCGGCCAGTGATGCGCTGAAGGCGGTGCTGAATGCTCCGTAGTTGACTCCGACGGCCATACTGTAGATTGTGCCCCAGTATGTTCTGTCGCTGATGAGTTGGGTGTCGTGGCAGTTGATCTCTTTCCAAGCTTGGATGATGCGTGAGAGCAGGATAGTGGTGCCGATGTTAGTGCCAGAGAACTGAATAGAGTCAGTATATTATCAGGATTCCAGACTATTGGGGGGAAACTCACGTTGGACAAAACACATGAGAGAAAGCCCATTCCTCCGATACTTCCAACTGTGCCAGTACGCTTGGACCAATGATACCAGCCATATGCAAACACGTTAACCCAGCCCTTACTTACTAGTGCCTGGACTAGCACGAACATGGCGAAAGCAAATGGAACCAAGGCGAACGGGAGATGAGCCATGACGGCCATGACTGTTGGGAACGTCTCTTGCAGCCACCCATAAGCCCTTTCGAATGACGCATAGCCTTTTCTAGCCTCAGATAGAAGAGTTGATCTTTCCTCGGGTTCTGTTTTCATGGGTCGAGcagcctcaagcttctctggTTCCAATTGAGGACTTGGTAATGTTGATAAAGCTCCGGGATGCAGTGTGTTTTGATcgcttggtgatgatggaccTGAGTTGGGTGATTGGGGTAATGATCCTGAGATGATGACAGGACTGTTTCCGGCGGTGTTTGATAAAATCACTTTGGGGATAGAATGTGAGCTGGGCTGGTCATTGGAGGTTTGTAACGGAGTGAGAGAAATGCCATGAGAGTGGCCATAATCTTCGGAGGTCTGGCCATCAGGAAGACCAGTTACCGTGTCGGTATCTGGTTCAGACTTATCCAGTGAAGTCCCAGCATATCCTGCTGCAAATCTTGCGCGTTCGGCTCTAGCACGCTCCATCTCTCGTCGATAATGAGCGGCCGTTTGCCGCGTCTCCTTGCGATGCAACCACCCAAAGCCTAAATCCCAACAGAACATAACGAACGCTGCTGGGAGAGTCACCCAGAAAACGGGGTGCTCTCCACTTCCGGCGCTAGCAGCATTGAGAGCTAGGACGGTGATGAGCGTCGCGGACATGATTAGCGCACCAAACATGGCGCCCTTCTTGTCAAGAAATGGATTCATAATGTACGCAAGTGACAGCGTCATGCCCTCGCCTGCCCTTTCGGCGTCTTCGACTTGGTGCTGCACGTAGGGGATGTTGGGGTTCACGGGCCGTTGGGCTCTAGCCTCTTCTGGTAAGCTGTGCATCTCAATCTTGGAAGGGATAAGCTTTTCGTCAGCGAAGATGACGTAGAGCAGAAACGGGAAGAGGACAACGGCGGTGACGACGACTGGGACTATCATGTTGGCGGTGTAGACGATGAACTTGATGTCGAAGGCTCCAGCGAGGACGAGGTTGGTGGGATTTGACGAGACAAGAATTGCTGAGGCGATGTTGGCGATTGCGAATTGAGTAAAAATCCATGCTCGCGGACTCGTGATGTTGCTCGATACGCGCGTCATGTACGCGAGGAATGCCGTTCCAGATAAAATGATGGGATCATTGCCGATGAAGCTGCCGAGtagaaagaagaatgaatAAAGGTAGAAGAACAATCGATGGCCAACTTTTCCGCCCCACGACAAAACTTTGAAGGCAAGCCATCGAATGATACCCGATGCATCGATAGAAATAGCAATGTAAGCCAGAGTAATAAAGAAGACCATAATATCAATGGGGTGGATATTATCAGCGCCTATCGTCCCATCGTAAACCTCTTGGCGTCCTATCGCAGAAATAGCGAGTAGGAAGAGATCCGCAATCAGAGGCGCCGTGATGAAATTAACAGGAAAAGTGACCTTGACAAAATATTTCGAACATCTCGGGTTGTCATGAAGAATCGCGTGATGCGTGCTCGGGGGAATAACTCGCAGCTTGACAGCTAATCTGCATATTAAATTGACGAGGGATTTCGGGATGTAGATGGGCATGTGAAATGGCCATAGTACGAGAATGTCTGTGAAACCGGGTCAGTGCACGCTGTGTATCCTGTGAGAGGGTGTTTCTTACTGGCGAGTACAAAGACTACCAACGTTACTATTGAGCGCCATTGTCGTATCTCGCTGGTGTCCACGCCTTTGACCATGATTTTGGCTGAGGGGATTTAACTCGATTTTCTTTAAAGTCAAAAGCGGCACTCTCAGGTTAAATACAGCGAAAACCTGACGACGAATGGTGGGGCATACCCAGAGTGGGGTTTTTACGACAAGTGGCCAAttgaaaggaagaagagtgtcGTAGTGTCAGCATCTTTCGAGGTAAAGGACCGACAGTAGCTTCAGTTCGATGACCTTCTGCCGTTCGATCTCTGGCTGAAACAAAAAACAGGGCTGACATGAGAAACAAagggagagagaaaaaagaagaaaaattgTTCTGGAAGGGTTCGCTGTTCTTTCTGGTGACAGGGTACATTTGTTGATGCCTAACGCAACGCAGTATGCAACCCGAGCTATGCTTAGAAGAGACTGCTTTACGCCCCCCCTAGACCAAGCACACAGCGCTCGTGGCCCCCAATCCTCGCCCGGCTCAAGTGATCATTGTGGCTGTGCCAACATGTCAGCTGAATGCTCACCACTCGAAAAGTAGAAGCCTGGCCATTAATGACTCCCCAGTGACGTTTATGGTATGGCCTCATCGTTGAACATGCGggtattaaataaaaaagaagcttctgCTAAGATCTGGTTATTCCCCCACATTTTGGGCTGACTTGgcattttctctttcttccccaCGGATTTAACCCTGCCAAGGCTTCTAGAATGTCGATATGCCTGCCCTTTCTGTCACCGATGCGGCTGAGACAATAGCGAATAGTGTGCTTTTTTCACGGGCGGCGAATGAGCCCGGTGATGCGTTGCAGGTAATCTGCGC from Fusarium fujikuroi IMI 58289 draft genome, chromosome FFUJ_chr04 harbors:
- a CDS encoding probable aspartic proteinase precursor; the encoded protein is MPSIHALLTASLAFASIALGAPAAQDKKFTVEQVKNPKFIKNGPLALAHVYAKYGVPLPKGLEKAVKAVRPPHAHSKRQNGSGSATTTPSDEDIEWLTPVQIGTPAQTFNLDFDTGSSDLWVFSTETTGSSGHDEYNPAKSSTAKKLSGATWKISYGDGSSSSGDVYKDKVSVGGLVVSSQAVEAAQKVSSEFEQETGLDGLLGLGFSSINTVKPTQQKTFFDNAASTLSSPVFTADLKHQKPGKYNFGFIDSTAYTGKIGYASVDSSDGFWEFTSTGYGIGSAAINRSPITGIADTGTTLLLLPDDVNSAYYAKVSGARYSSSYGGYVFSCSATLPSFSFVVGGVTITIPGSYINYAPVQDGSTTCLGGIQPSDDIGINIFGDIALKAAFVVFDGGNQQVGWAKKTL
- a CDS encoding uncharacterized protein (reviewed:yes 2): MVSNLVDFQVGAAGLGIGAFGGLIDAFTACSKIYGLWKSLRGLDGYLGLLRTKLILQEALLDQWQRDWLDQPTSRRIDIQKQRILQRHKDAVLASLTTVKILLESLEPLREASGSELALERLKLVTGGAEEHDKTLVQISAVLSDLYRLLPTRDPNIALSQTVLSLEHIGNNQQVLFQDSDSTQHVIQPDKLKRAISFRQLGYDLDQDLEKRVAAFKNSTGDADLTIRSDRVKVLKDDDVAGGLRSFGTLDSKTPVVIEWKRYDLTWKGQKGIRLRGRIQNIARLLHADAKPQELLTLNCLGVFEDIEKTRYGLVFDYPLGTSEQTDLVSLQALIKSPTPETLPTLGDRYRMAYTLSLSLAILHASGWLHKSIRSHNIMIPVRRNQPVWSQPYLVGFEFSRPDSADETTEKPEQSVRFNLYRQPSAQGIPGESYRKGFDIYSLGVVLLEVGLWRVAWSLRRDDENPAKFKEVLLSRVDDRLAHFMGTEYQEADEIIRRTASKMICIEALKRLVRGQEVVNA
- a CDS encoding putative ArsB-like arsenite efflux transporter family protein produces the protein MVKGVDTSEIRQWRSIVTLVVFVLANILVLWPFHMPIYIPKSLVNLICRLAVKLRVIPPSTHHAILHDNPRCSKYFVKVTFPVNFITAPLIADLFLLAISAIGRQEVYDGTIGADNIHPIDIMVFFITLAYIAISIDASGIIRWLAFKVLSWGGKVGHRLFFYLYSFFFLLGSFIGNDPIILSGTAFLAYMTRVSSNITSPRAWIFTQFAIANIASAILVSSNPTNLVLAGAFDIKFIVYTANMIVPVVVTAVVLFPFLLYVIFADEKLIPSKIEMHSLPEEARAQRPVNPNIPYVQHQVEDAERAGEGMTLSLAYIMNPFLDKKGAMFGALIMSATLITVLALNAASAGSGEHPVFWVTLPAAFVMFCWDLGFGWLHRKETRQTAAHYRREMERARAERARFAAGYAGTSLDKSEPDTDTVTGLPDGQTSEDYGHSHGISLTPLQTSNDQPSSHSIPKVILSNTAGNSPVIISGSLPQSPNSGPSSPSDQNTLHPGALSTLPSPQLEPEKLEAARPMKTEPEERSTLLSEARKGYASFERAYGWLQETFPTVMAVMAHLPFALVPFAFAMFVLVQALVSKGWVNVFAYGWYHWSKRTGTVGSIGGMGFLSCVLSNFSGTNIGTTILLSRIIQAWKEINCHDTQLISDRTYWGTIYSMAVGVNYGAFSTAFSASLAGLLWRDILARKHIHVKSHEFARVNFPIIAISMAVGCLILVGEVYIVRDNSPYSTFEKACPNN